The proteins below come from a single Bubalus kerabau isolate K-KA32 ecotype Philippines breed swamp buffalo chromosome 19, PCC_UOA_SB_1v2, whole genome shotgun sequence genomic window:
- the C19H15orf39 gene encoding uncharacterized protein C15orf39 homolog isoform X2: MAEKRPLGTLGPVMYGKLPRLEADLGPGHSLPPSAGNQDPCGYKGAYFSCPMGAPPKTGSERLAPWTPYPPLYPTSMPGPPLRANNLLTSCLLYRPSTESSEKVQDSGPVELLPFGPQSHSYPGPPLAAPKPVYRSPLCYGLSTCLGEGAPKKPLDVDWTLVTGSLLPPVDPSCSLPPASGKGQFLDGTFLRGVPAGASDKDSSVSFSPCQAFLEKYRALHGTGFLASKYASPFSGDPKQALSEGPPSPWTQLAQPLGPACQDPVPPHYPLPHPTQPVPCPPACRHPEKPGSYSSVLPLQPLGAPKGAGYPAGGLNSPYLRQQAIQTPYMPPVGLDTYAYPSAPLPAPSPGLKLEPPLTPRCPLDFAPQTLGFPYAREDLSLYGASPGLGGTPPSQNSVQALPKPGAFQRACQPLPASRPCSEPMRPAEKPVQEAEEKMWLPSCRKEQPQPQPQPQPQPQPRLDEHPGAPIVIGDSPVPRTPPPLPPCAQERQSLPQNEGSLPPSSPPMPVIDNVFSLAPYRDYLDVPAPEAPAEPEPAPAPNESHNRDCGRSLPAQEAPSSEHPSLKEEVALDLSVKKTTAEASPTKVPHPMGRAKPTAVVDMPAAGSNVSNVPGMGDTVSNPQGLQKAVTEAPEPPGVPVTTEATPRTNFHSSVAFMFRKFKIIRPAPLPATAVPAAPTLAPAPAQPVPTPTPVPPGLQMLTQPLPMACFGLTLPSPPAVAMASPASAPAPAPSPAPAPAPAPAPVAGPSPASTPTTADSSEQHFAGLHASLCDAISGSVAHSPPEKLREWLATSGPWGRAAWQDCQGVQGLLGKLLSQLQSFVCTQQCPFPHVVRAGAIFVPIHLVKERLFPRLPPASVDHVLQEHRVELRPTTLSEERALRERALHGCTSRMLKLLALRQLPDIYPDLLGLQWRDCVRRQLGEHGATPVAAGAV; encoded by the coding sequence ATGGCAGAGAAGCGGCCACTGGGGACCCTGGGGCCTGTGATGTATGGGAAGCTGCCCCGCCTAGAGGCAGACTTAGGGCCTGGCCACAGCCTGCCCCCCTCTGCTGGTAACCAGGACCCCTGCGGCTACAAGGGCGCCTACTTCTCCTGCCCCATGGGGGCTCCTCCTAAGACAGGTTCTGAGCGATTGGCACCTTGGACCCCATACCCACCCTTGTACCCTACCAGCATGCCAGGACCACCACTCCGAGCAAACAATCTTCTGACCAGCTGCCTGCTCTACCGCCCGTCCACAGAAAGCTCTGAGAAGGTGCAGGACTCTGGCCCTGTCGAGCTCCTGCCCTTTGGTCCCCAGTCTCACTCCTACCCAGGTCCCCCACTGGCAGCACCCAAACCTGTCTACCGTAGCCCCCTGTGTTACGGGCTCTCGACTTGCCTGGGAGAGGGGGCACCAAAGAAGCCTCTGGATGTTGACTGGACGCTGGTGACTGGATCGTTGTTACCACCAGTGGACCCATCTTGTTCTctgcccccagcctctggcaaggGCCAGTTCCTGGATGGCACCTTTTTGCGTGGGGTGCCAGCTGGGGCATCTGACAAAGACTCCTCGGTGAGCTTCTCCCCCTGCCAGGCCTTCTTGGAGAAGTACCGGGCCCTCCATGGCACAGGCTTCCTGGCCTCAAAGTATGCGAGTCCTTTCTCTGGGGACCCCAAGCAGGCATTGTCTGAGGGCCCCCCGAGTCCTTGGACCCAGCTGGCCCAACCCCTAGGACCAGCCTGCCAGGACCCAGTGCCCCCGCACTATCCGCTGCCCCACCCCACACAGCCCGTGCCTTGCCCGCCAGCCTGTCGCCacccagagaagccaggcagctACAGCTCAGTGCTCCCACTGCAGCCACTGGGAGCCCCCAAGGGGGCCGGGTACCCAGCTGGTGGGCTAAACAGCCCCTACCTGAGGCAGCAGGCCATTCAGACACCCTATATGCCCCCGGTGGGGCTGGACACTTACGCCTACCCCTCCGCCCCACTCCCGGCACCCTCGCCAGGCCTCAAGCTGGAGCCACCTCTCACCCCACGCTGCCCACTGGACTTTGCCCCCCAAACGCTGGGCTTCCCCTATGCCCGGGAGGACCTCTCTCTCTATGGAGCATCCCCAGGACTCGGAGGGACGCCACCTTCCCAGAACAGTGTGCAGGCCTTGCCAAAGCCCGGGGCCTTCCAGCGGGCATGCCAGCCTCTGCCTGCCAGCCGGCCGTGCTCAGAGCCCATGAGGCCTGCAGAAAAGCCCGTGCAGGAAGCCGAGGAGAAGATGTGGCTGCCCAGCTGCAGAAAGGAGCAGccccagcctcagcctcagccccagccccagccccagccccggcTTGATGAGCACCCTGGGGCACCCATTGTCATCGGAGATAGTCCAGTTCCGCGCACCCCACCGCCGCTGCCACCCTGTGCCCAGGAGCGCCAGTCTCTGCCACAGAATGAGGGCTCACTGCCCCCCAGCTCTCCACCCATGCCGGTCATCGACAATGTCTTCAGCCTGGCCCCCTACCGTGACTACCTGGATGTGCCAGCACCCGAGGCCCCAGCTGAGCCTGAACCAGCCCCAGCCCCCAACGAGAGCCATAACAGAGACTGTGGAAGGTCCCTGCCTGCCCAGGAAGCCCCCTCCAGTGAGCACCCCTCACTTAAGGAGGAGGTGGCTCTGGACTTGAGTGTGAAGAAGACCACCGCCGAGGCCTCCCCCACCAAGGTCCCTCATCCCATGGGACGTGCCAAGCCCACCGCAGTCGTGGATATGCCGGCCGCAGGAAGCAATGTCTCCAACGTGCCAGGTATGGGGGACACGGTCTCCAATCCACAGGGCCTGCAAAAGGCAGTCACAGAGGCGCCAGAACCACCCGGGGTGCCAGTGACCACAGAGGCCACCCCAAGGACCAACTTCCACAGCTCAGTGGCCTTCATGTTTCGAAAGTTCAAGATCATCCGGCCAGCACCCTTGCCTGCAACTGCGGTCCCGGCCGCGCCCACCTTGGCCCCTGCCCCGGCCCAGCCCGTACCCACCCCCACTCCTGTGCCCCCTGGACTACAGATGCTCACCCAGCCCTTGCCCATGGCCTGCTTCGGCCTGACACTGCCCAGCCCTCCAGCTGTAGCCATGGCCTCCCCTGCCTCCGCGCCTGCCCCGGCTCCGTCGCCCGCACCAGCTCCGGCTCCGGCTCCCGCTCCAGTTGCTGGCCCCTCCCCAGCTTCTACCCCCACCACGGCCGACTCCTCAGAGCAGCACTTCGCAGGACTGCATGCATCCTTGTGTGATGCCATCTCAGGCTCCGTGGCCCACTCCCCACCCGAAAAGCTGCGCGAATGGCTCGCGACGTCTGGGCCCTGGGGCCGGGCGGCGTGGCAGGACTGCCAGGGCGTGCAGGGGCTGCTGGGCAAGCTGCTGTCGCAGCTGCAGAGCTTCGTGTGCACGCAGCAGTGCCCCTTCCCCCACGTGGTGCGGGCCGGGGCCATCTTCGTACCCATCCACCTGGTGAAGGAGCGGCTGTTCCCGCGGCTGCCACCCGCCTCCGTGGACCATGTGCTGCAGGAGCACCGCGTGGAGCTGCGGCCCACCACACTGTCGGAGGAGCGGGCCCTGCGAGAGCGGGCCCTGCACGGCTGCACCTCGCGCATGCTGAAGCTGCTGGCGCTGCGCCAGCTGCCCGACATCTACCCAGACCTGCTGGGCCTGCAGTGGCGGGACTGCGTCCGCCGCCAGCTGGGTGAGCATGGGGCCACCCCCGTAGCCGCCGGAGCTGTGTGA
- the C19H15orf39 gene encoding uncharacterized protein C15orf39 homolog isoform X1 yields MAEKRPLGTLGPVMYGKLPRLEADLGPGHSLPPSAGNQDPCGYKGAYFSCPMGAPPKTGSERLAPWTPYPPLYPTSMPGPPLRANNLLTSCLLYRPSTESSEKVQDSGPVELLPFGPQSHSYPGPPLAAPKPVYRSPLCYGLSTCLGEGAPKKPLDVDWTLVTGSLLPPVDPSCSLPPASGKGQFLDGTFLRGVPAGASDKDSSVSFSPCQAFLEKYRALHGTGFLASKYASPFSGDPKQALSEGPPSPWTQLAQPLGPACQDPVPPHYPLPHPTQPVPCPPACRHPEKPGSYSSVLPLQPLGAPKGAGYPAGGLNSPYLRQQAIQTPYMPPVGLDTYAYPSAPLPAPSPGLKLEPPLTPRCPLDFAPQTLGFPYAREDLSLYGASPGLGGTPPSQNSVQALPKPGAFQRACQPLPASRPCSEPMRPAEKPVQEAEEKMWLPSCRKEQPQPQPQPQPQPQPRLDEHPGAPIVIGDSPVPRTPPPLPPCAQERQSLPQNEGSLPPSSPPMPVIDNVFSLAPYRDYLDVPAPEAPAEPEPAPAPNESHNRDCGRSLPAQEAPSSEHPSLKEEVALDLSVKKTTAEASPTKVPHPMGRAKPTAVVDMPAAGSNVSNVPGMGDTVSNPQGLQKAVTEAPEPPGVPVTTEATPRTNFHSSVAFMFRKFKIIRPAPLPATAVPAAPTLAPAPAQPVPTPTPVPPGLQMLTQPLPMACFGLTLPSPPAVAMASPASAPAPAPSPAPAPAPAPAPVAGPSPASTPTTADSSEQHFAGLHASLCDAISGSVAHSPPEKLREWLATSGPWGRAAWQDCQGVQGLLGKLLSQLQSFVCTQQCPFPHVVRAGAIFVPIHLVKERLFPRLPPASVDHVLQEHRVELRPTTLSEERALRERALHGCTSRMLKLLALRQLPDIYPDLLGLQWRDCVRRQLGDFNTEPGSVPSSESTVAREEPGSLDLTWKSAAPKAKKPGRKPPTPGPEKAEATAAGGSPGASPTPAAGASLPGPTVKARFRSLLESAWLNGLALPTWGHKASGPDRTAPRPQLLGSQSHQL; encoded by the exons ATGGCAGAGAAGCGGCCACTGGGGACCCTGGGGCCTGTGATGTATGGGAAGCTGCCCCGCCTAGAGGCAGACTTAGGGCCTGGCCACAGCCTGCCCCCCTCTGCTGGTAACCAGGACCCCTGCGGCTACAAGGGCGCCTACTTCTCCTGCCCCATGGGGGCTCCTCCTAAGACAGGTTCTGAGCGATTGGCACCTTGGACCCCATACCCACCCTTGTACCCTACCAGCATGCCAGGACCACCACTCCGAGCAAACAATCTTCTGACCAGCTGCCTGCTCTACCGCCCGTCCACAGAAAGCTCTGAGAAGGTGCAGGACTCTGGCCCTGTCGAGCTCCTGCCCTTTGGTCCCCAGTCTCACTCCTACCCAGGTCCCCCACTGGCAGCACCCAAACCTGTCTACCGTAGCCCCCTGTGTTACGGGCTCTCGACTTGCCTGGGAGAGGGGGCACCAAAGAAGCCTCTGGATGTTGACTGGACGCTGGTGACTGGATCGTTGTTACCACCAGTGGACCCATCTTGTTCTctgcccccagcctctggcaaggGCCAGTTCCTGGATGGCACCTTTTTGCGTGGGGTGCCAGCTGGGGCATCTGACAAAGACTCCTCGGTGAGCTTCTCCCCCTGCCAGGCCTTCTTGGAGAAGTACCGGGCCCTCCATGGCACAGGCTTCCTGGCCTCAAAGTATGCGAGTCCTTTCTCTGGGGACCCCAAGCAGGCATTGTCTGAGGGCCCCCCGAGTCCTTGGACCCAGCTGGCCCAACCCCTAGGACCAGCCTGCCAGGACCCAGTGCCCCCGCACTATCCGCTGCCCCACCCCACACAGCCCGTGCCTTGCCCGCCAGCCTGTCGCCacccagagaagccaggcagctACAGCTCAGTGCTCCCACTGCAGCCACTGGGAGCCCCCAAGGGGGCCGGGTACCCAGCTGGTGGGCTAAACAGCCCCTACCTGAGGCAGCAGGCCATTCAGACACCCTATATGCCCCCGGTGGGGCTGGACACTTACGCCTACCCCTCCGCCCCACTCCCGGCACCCTCGCCAGGCCTCAAGCTGGAGCCACCTCTCACCCCACGCTGCCCACTGGACTTTGCCCCCCAAACGCTGGGCTTCCCCTATGCCCGGGAGGACCTCTCTCTCTATGGAGCATCCCCAGGACTCGGAGGGACGCCACCTTCCCAGAACAGTGTGCAGGCCTTGCCAAAGCCCGGGGCCTTCCAGCGGGCATGCCAGCCTCTGCCTGCCAGCCGGCCGTGCTCAGAGCCCATGAGGCCTGCAGAAAAGCCCGTGCAGGAAGCCGAGGAGAAGATGTGGCTGCCCAGCTGCAGAAAGGAGCAGccccagcctcagcctcagccccagccccagccccagccccggcTTGATGAGCACCCTGGGGCACCCATTGTCATCGGAGATAGTCCAGTTCCGCGCACCCCACCGCCGCTGCCACCCTGTGCCCAGGAGCGCCAGTCTCTGCCACAGAATGAGGGCTCACTGCCCCCCAGCTCTCCACCCATGCCGGTCATCGACAATGTCTTCAGCCTGGCCCCCTACCGTGACTACCTGGATGTGCCAGCACCCGAGGCCCCAGCTGAGCCTGAACCAGCCCCAGCCCCCAACGAGAGCCATAACAGAGACTGTGGAAGGTCCCTGCCTGCCCAGGAAGCCCCCTCCAGTGAGCACCCCTCACTTAAGGAGGAGGTGGCTCTGGACTTGAGTGTGAAGAAGACCACCGCCGAGGCCTCCCCCACCAAGGTCCCTCATCCCATGGGACGTGCCAAGCCCACCGCAGTCGTGGATATGCCGGCCGCAGGAAGCAATGTCTCCAACGTGCCAGGTATGGGGGACACGGTCTCCAATCCACAGGGCCTGCAAAAGGCAGTCACAGAGGCGCCAGAACCACCCGGGGTGCCAGTGACCACAGAGGCCACCCCAAGGACCAACTTCCACAGCTCAGTGGCCTTCATGTTTCGAAAGTTCAAGATCATCCGGCCAGCACCCTTGCCTGCAACTGCGGTCCCGGCCGCGCCCACCTTGGCCCCTGCCCCGGCCCAGCCCGTACCCACCCCCACTCCTGTGCCCCCTGGACTACAGATGCTCACCCAGCCCTTGCCCATGGCCTGCTTCGGCCTGACACTGCCCAGCCCTCCAGCTGTAGCCATGGCCTCCCCTGCCTCCGCGCCTGCCCCGGCTCCGTCGCCCGCACCAGCTCCGGCTCCGGCTCCCGCTCCAGTTGCTGGCCCCTCCCCAGCTTCTACCCCCACCACGGCCGACTCCTCAGAGCAGCACTTCGCAGGACTGCATGCATCCTTGTGTGATGCCATCTCAGGCTCCGTGGCCCACTCCCCACCCGAAAAGCTGCGCGAATGGCTCGCGACGTCTGGGCCCTGGGGCCGGGCGGCGTGGCAGGACTGCCAGGGCGTGCAGGGGCTGCTGGGCAAGCTGCTGTCGCAGCTGCAGAGCTTCGTGTGCACGCAGCAGTGCCCCTTCCCCCACGTGGTGCGGGCCGGGGCCATCTTCGTACCCATCCACCTGGTGAAGGAGCGGCTGTTCCCGCGGCTGCCACCCGCCTCCGTGGACCATGTGCTGCAGGAGCACCGCGTGGAGCTGCGGCCCACCACACTGTCGGAGGAGCGGGCCCTGCGAGAGCGGGCCCTGCACGGCTGCACCTCGCGCATGCTGAAGCTGCTGGCGCTGCGCCAGCTGCCCGACATCTACCCAGACCTGCTGGGCCTGCAGTGGCGGGACTGCGTCCGCCGCCAGCTGG GTGACTTTAACACCGAGCCTGGATCAGTGCCGTCTTCAGAATCCACTGTGGCCAGAGAGGAACCAGGGAGCCTAGACCTGACTTGGAAGTCGGCTGCCCCCAAAGCCAAAAAGCCAGGGAGGAAGCCGCCGACCCCTGGCCCAGAGAAAGCAGAGGCTACCGCTGCGGGGGGGTCCCCAggggcctcccccacccctgctgctgGCGCCAGCTTGCCCGGCCCCACGGTGAAGGCACGCTTCCGCAGCCTGCTTGAATCTGCCTGGCTCAATGGCCTGGCACTGCCCACTTGGGGCCACAAGGCCTCGGGACCGGACCGGACCGCACCACGCCCGCAGCTGTTGGGCAGCCAGAGCCACCAGCTGTAA